The genomic DNA CATGCCGGGGCCGGCGTTATTGCGGATCGGTTCGATCTGGATGCTTTGTTGCAACTGTCGCAAACGCATCAGCCGGATCTTGCTTTTTCTCATTGGGTGAAGCAGGCGGATTGGTTAATCCTGCGTGAGTTCCGCCCGGACTTATTGATGGAGGAAACACCTGCTTCCCTATGGCATCGCTTGTCTACCCGTTGGATATACCGGTTTGGAAAATCGTTATCGATTTGATGGCGGTTTTTTGATTCATGATTTGACAGATTTGAAACATGAAAAAAGATCTATCGGTGAATTAACAGACAAGGCGCAGCCTTGTCTGTTAATTCACCGATAGATCTTTATTTTAAGGTTCAAATATTCTTATATACTATTTCAACGCCTGCTCGATATCCGCAATGATGTCGTTTGCATTTTCGATGCCGACAGACAGGCGGATCAGGTCGGGAGCTACGCCTGCTTCGATCAGCTGTTCGTCCGTCAACTGGCGGTGTGTATGGCTGGCGGGGTGGAGGACACAGGTACGGGCGTCCGCTACGTGGGTCACGATGCAGATCATCTTCAGGTTATCCATAAAGCGGATCGCATCTTCGCGGGAACCTTTCAGGCCGAAAGCGATCACGCCACAAGTCCCGTTCGGCATGTATTTTTGTGCCAGCTCGTAATATTTGTTGCTCTTTAATCCGGGGAAGTTCACCCAAGCGACCTGCTCGTTTGCTTCGAGCCATTCGGCAACCTGTTGGGCGTTCTTGCAATGTTGAGGCATACGCAGGTGCAAGGTTTCGAGTCCTAAATTCAAGAGGAAGGCGTTCATCGGAGCCTGGATGGAACCTAAGTCACGCATCAACTGTGCCGTTGCCTTTGTCATATAAGCCATCTTGCCGAAAGCTTTTGTGTAGGTCAGGCCGTGATAGGATTCGTCCGGGGTTGTCAGGCCGGGGAATTTGTCGGCATGTGCATCCCAGTCGAAATTGCCGCTGTCCACAACCGCACCGCCTACGCTTGTCGCATGGCCGTCCATATACTTGGTTGTAGAATGCGTCACGATATCGGCTCCCCATTCGAACGGGCGGCAGTTGATCGGCGTAGCGAATGTGTTATCCACGATCAGAGGCACACCATGACTGTGGGCGA from Parabacteroides merdae ATCC 43184 includes the following:
- a CDS encoding O-acetylhomoserine aminocarboxypropyltransferase/cysteine synthase family protein, with the translated sequence MNNSLKPETLCVQGGWQPKKGEPRVLPIYQSTTFKYDTSEQMAKLFDLEESGYFYTRLQNPTNDAVAAKIAALEGGVGAMLTSSGQAANFYAVFNICQAGDHMVCSSTIYGGTFNLFGVTMKKLGIEVTFVDPDASEEEISAAFRPNTKALFGETLSNPGMSVLDIEKFARIAHSHGVPLIVDNTFATPINCRPFEWGADIVTHSTTKYMDGHATSVGGAVVDSGNFDWDAHADKFPGLTTPDESYHGLTYTKAFGKMAYMTKATAQLMRDLGSIQAPMNAFLLNLGLETLHLRMPQHCKNAQQVAEWLEANEQVAWVNFPGLKSNKYYELAQKYMPNGTCGVIAFGLKGSREDAIRFMDNLKMICIVTHVADARTCVLHPASHTHRQLTDEQLIEAGVAPDLIRLSVGIENANDIIADIEQALK